A single region of the Thermodesulfatator indicus DSM 15286 genome encodes:
- a CDS encoding transposase, protein MPRIPRLLTNHPKAAYHVISRTALPGHDVLGNEEKDHLLNLIRWLSQVYFVEVYGFAIMGNHFHLLCRMLPENQFSDEEVIRRIKLYYRDKRKVFIYEELIARWRTRLASLSRYIQDIKQRFSRWFNKRVDRKGYFWADRFKSVIIETGEALLNCLAYIELNPVRAGIVEKPEDYRWCSLGYRARRGTGENFLSLDLGLPSYAGKSDQEKFKLYREFVHGKGGIGESEKFDNPQKFRYRMKYFSESIAIGTQQFITEVSNKFQQFLRFKHKRRKNINLTGSLLVNLK, encoded by the coding sequence ATGCCAAGAATCCCTCGCTTACTTACCAACCATCCAAAAGCGGCTTATCATGTCATCTCGCGTACAGCCTTACCAGGTCATGACGTCCTTGGTAACGAAGAAAAAGACCACCTGCTCAATCTTATTCGCTGGCTCTCGCAAGTCTATTTCGTTGAAGTTTATGGCTTTGCCATCATGGGGAACCACTTCCACCTACTCTGCCGTATGCTCCCTGAAAACCAGTTTTCCGACGAAGAAGTAATCCGCCGCATCAAGCTTTACTACCGCGACAAACGTAAGGTCTTCATCTACGAAGAATTAATCGCTAGATGGCGAACTAGGTTAGCCAGCCTTTCCCGTTATATACAAGACATCAAGCAGCGCTTCTCTCGCTGGTTTAACAAACGCGTTGACCGCAAAGGTTATTTCTGGGCGGACAGATTCAAATCCGTAATCATCGAAACCGGTGAAGCTCTACTCAACTGCCTAGCCTACATTGAATTGAACCCAGTGCGGGCGGGAATAGTAGAAAAGCCAGAAGACTATCGCTGGTGTTCGCTGGGATACCGGGCAAGAAGAGGGACAGGCGAAAATTTTCTATCGCTAGATCTAGGTCTCCCCTCCTATGCTGGCAAGTCCGATCAAGAAAAATTCAAACTTTATCGGGAATTTGTTCACGGCAAAGGCGGAATCGGTGAATCAGAAAAATTTGATAATCCTCAAAAATTCAGATATAGAATGAAATATTTTAGTGAAAGTATTGCTATTGGAACTCAACAGTTTATAACGGAAGTCTCAAACAAATTCCAACAATTCCTGCGATTTAAACACAAACGAAGAAAAAACATAAACTTAACTGGTTCTTTACTTGTCAATTTAAAATAG
- a CDS encoding UPF0182 family protein, with protein sequence MRILNKLIILLFALFGLFIVLGKPFVYYYTDYLWYHDLGFERVFFLKFWLQSLLFFVIGGLTGVLFYLNGYLVHKTAVKTGAFADFFDPRFRIWVGEKYRLLLKLISLVLAIILGLSAAPFWEEAILFVKATPFAKADPLLGLDISFYVFKLPFLRYLANFGFVLWVLCAGTGFFLFLVLGHIRSSQTSKLVLTTPFRRYLALMLALFFLRLAFDLWLDRADLLFDERGVVFGAGFTEAKVMLPVLNALVIVSLVSAVLAAIFVFRPRKEILIGLVLAYAGLYFVGLKFLPGVVHKYIVQPNELEREKKYLAYEIKATREAFGLDKVDEQEFKFGPPLTKEVLARNQDTIKNIRLWDHQPLLETFSQIQEIRTYYKFISVDNDRYKINNELRQVMLSARELSYEDLPSRSWINEHLVYTHGYGLTLGVVNEVTEEGLPKLLIKDIPPVSECDLEVKQPAIYFGEIANEYVIVRTKAREFDYPAGEENVYTTYNGTTGVSIGSLPRRLLFAIRFGSSKILLSGDITSESKILYHRSVAERVRKAAPFIFFDADPYLVIGNDGRLFWFVDGYTVSNRYPYSRRVKGVGNYVRNSVLAVVDAYNGNISFYLKDATDPIIRTYAKIFPGMFKPITDLREDLRRHIRYPHKLFLLQAKLFGAYHMEDPRVFYNQEDLWEIPKSLRDERRYMKPYYTIMKLPGEDKAEFILMIPFNPAKKHNLAAWMCVRCDPENYGQMLVYRFPKQKLVYGPQQIESRINQDPEISRQLSLWDQRGSRVILGTLLIIPIEGNLLYVQPLYLKAESGQIPELKRVIVAYENEIKMAPTLEGALNAIFGEIEKKPKATAQMQKIRQEILPSLKPIFDIYLQAEEALKQGDLEKFGRLWRKLGELLKNKP encoded by the coding sequence ATGCGCATTTTAAACAAACTTATAATTTTACTATTTGCTCTCTTTGGTCTTTTTATTGTTTTAGGGAAGCCTTTTGTTTATTACTACACTGATTACCTGTGGTATCATGATCTGGGTTTTGAACGGGTCTTCTTTCTTAAGTTCTGGCTCCAGAGTTTGCTTTTTTTTGTAATTGGTGGTTTAACAGGCGTTCTTTTTTACTTAAACGGCTATCTGGTCCATAAAACAGCGGTTAAAACCGGGGCCTTTGCCGATTTCTTTGACCCCAGGTTTCGGATTTGGGTAGGCGAAAAATATCGTCTGCTTTTAAAGCTAATTTCTTTGGTTCTGGCCATTATTTTAGGTCTTTCCGCGGCCCCTTTCTGGGAAGAGGCTATCCTTTTTGTAAAGGCAACTCCTTTCGCCAAAGCTGACCCACTTTTGGGTCTGGATATCTCTTTTTATGTATTTAAGCTCCCCTTTTTGCGCTATTTGGCCAACTTTGGATTTGTTCTCTGGGTTTTATGTGCTGGCACCGGCTTTTTTCTTTTTCTGGTGCTTGGTCATATCAGAAGCTCCCAGACCAGTAAGCTAGTTCTCACCACGCCTTTCAGGCGATATCTGGCCTTGATGCTTGCCCTTTTCTTTTTGCGCTTGGCCTTTGATCTATGGCTTGACAGGGCGGACTTACTTTTTGACGAACGAGGAGTGGTCTTTGGGGCAGGTTTTACTGAGGCCAAGGTAATGCTACCCGTGCTAAATGCCCTGGTAATAGTTTCTCTGGTCTCAGCGGTATTGGCGGCTATTTTTGTTTTTCGCCCCCGTAAAGAGATTTTGATTGGCCTGGTCCTGGCTTACGCCGGGCTTTATTTTGTGGGGCTTAAGTTTTTACCTGGCGTAGTTCATAAATACATCGTTCAACCAAACGAGCTTGAGCGAGAAAAGAAATACCTGGCTTACGAAATAAAAGCTACTAGAGAAGCCTTTGGCCTGGACAAGGTAGATGAACAGGAATTTAAATTCGGGCCTCCTCTTACCAAAGAAGTTCTAGCCCGCAATCAAGATACCATCAAAAATATAAGGCTTTGGGACCATCAGCCTTTGCTTGAAACTTTCAGCCAAATTCAAGAAATTCGTACTTATTACAAATTTATTTCTGTAGATAATGACCGCTATAAAATTAATAATGAATTGCGTCAGGTGATGTTATCCGCCCGCGAACTTTCTTATGAAGATTTACCAAGCCGTTCCTGGATTAATGAACATTTAGTTTATACTCACGGTTATGGTTTGACTTTAGGTGTTGTCAATGAAGTTACCGAAGAAGGTTTACCTAAACTGTTGATTAAAGATATCCCGCCGGTTTCAGAGTGTGACTTAGAAGTCAAACAACCTGCCATTTATTTTGGAGAAATTGCTAACGAATATGTGATTGTGCGCACTAAAGCGAGAGAATTTGATTATCCCGCTGGAGAAGAAAATGTTTACACGACTTATAACGGAACCACGGGAGTAAGTATCGGTTCACTTCCCAGAAGGCTCCTTTTTGCTATTCGTTTTGGTTCAAGCAAGATTCTTTTGTCTGGAGACATTACTTCAGAAAGTAAAATTCTTTACCATCGTTCCGTTGCTGAACGGGTTCGTAAGGCGGCTCCTTTTATTTTCTTTGATGCTGACCCTTATCTCGTTATTGGTAATGACGGAAGGCTTTTCTGGTTTGTAGATGGCTATACAGTATCTAATCGTTATCCTTACTCTCGTCGAGTTAAGGGAGTAGGCAATTACGTGAGAAACTCTGTGTTGGCCGTAGTTGATGCCTACAACGGCAATATTTCTTTCTACTTAAAAGATGCCACCGACCCGATAATTAGAACTTATGCCAAGATTTTTCCGGGCATGTTTAAGCCTATTACCGATTTGAGAGAAGACTTACGTCGTCATATAAGGTATCCCCATAAATTATTTTTGCTTCAGGCCAAGCTTTTTGGGGCCTATCACATGGAAGATCCGCGGGTTTTTTATAACCAGGAAGACCTTTGGGAAATACCTAAGAGCCTTCGTGATGAGCGCCGTTATATGAAGCCTTATTACACCATAATGAAGCTTCCTGGTGAGGATAAGGCGGAATTTATTTTAATGATACCTTTTAACCCGGCCAAAAAGCACAATTTGGCGGCCTGGATGTGTGTGCGCTGTGATCCTGAAAATTATGGCCAGATGCTGGTTTATCGTTTCCCCAAACAAAAACTGGTTTATGGGCCACAGCAGATTGAGAGCCGTATTAACCAGGACCCTGAGATTTCGCGCCAGCTTTCTCTGTGGGATCAGCGCGGTAGCAGGGTAATCCTTGGAACCCTTCTTATTATTCCCATTGAAGGTAATTTACTTTATGTTCAGCCGCTATATTTGAAGGCGGAGTCAGGTCAGATTCCAGAGCTTAAACGGGTTATTGTGGCCTATGAGAACGAGATAAAGATGGCGCCTACCCTTGAAGGGGCTTTAAACGCCATATTCGGCGAGATTGAAAAGAAGCCTAAGGCTACGGCTCAGATGCAAAAGATTCGCCAGGAAATACTTCCTTCTTTAAAGCCTATTTTTGATATTTATCTTCAGGCTGAAGAGGCCTTAAAGCAGGGTGATCTTGAAAAATTTGGAAGACTCTGGCGCAAACTGGGAGAATTATTGAAGAATAAACCTTAA
- a CDS encoding aconitate hydratase codes for MGLTVAEKLIETHLVSGSLKRGEPIAIKIDQTLTQDATGTMAYLEFEAIGIPRVKTELSVSYVDHNLLQTDFRNADDHRFLQSIAAKYGLWFSRPGNGICHQVHLERFARPGKTLLGSDSHTPTAGGCAMLAIGAGGLDVAMAMAGKPFHLIMPRIIGVHLTGKLPPWVSARDVALWMLRKLTVKGGLGKIIEYFGEGLSSLSVPDRATIANLGTEMGATTSVFPSDKITLAWLKAQGRDEEWQELLADPEAKYDEIIELDLSSLEPLAACPSSPDNVKPVTELEGLPVAQVIVGSCANSSLRDLLVVAKALKGKKVHPSVSFEINPGSLQVLENLDVLGALQDLIHAGARIHQSGCLGCIGMGQAPATGTISLRTFTRNFPGRSGTKNDQVYLVSPEVAVAAALTGEFTDPRKLGAYPEIGLPERFIINDALLLPPLPEEQAAKVEIIRGPNIVPLPQFEPMPEELRCQVLLKVGDNITTDHIMPAGAKILPLRSNLPAISEYVFSNIDPEFAKKALALKEQGRWIAVVGGENYGQGSSREHAALAPRYLGVRAKLAKSFARIHKANLINFGILPVTFADPDDYEKISQGDELIFKKVRQVLSEGRDRLEIEILGKGTIYGKIDLTERDRQIILAGSLLNLAKEG; via the coding sequence ATGGGACTCACCGTAGCGGAAAAACTCATTGAAACTCACTTGGTCTCTGGTTCTCTGAAAAGAGGAGAACCAATAGCCATAAAAATAGACCAGACTTTGACCCAGGACGCTACCGGCACCATGGCCTATCTTGAGTTTGAGGCTATTGGTATTCCCCGGGTAAAGACTGAACTTTCTGTTTCCTACGTGGATCATAATCTTTTGCAAACTGATTTTCGTAATGCCGATGACCACCGCTTTTTGCAAAGCATAGCCGCCAAGTACGGCCTCTGGTTTTCCAGGCCTGGAAACGGCATCTGCCACCAGGTTCATCTTGAGCGCTTTGCAAGGCCGGGCAAAACCTTGCTTGGTTCAGATTCCCATACTCCTACTGCCGGTGGCTGTGCCATGCTAGCTATAGGGGCTGGTGGGCTTGATGTGGCTATGGCCATGGCTGGAAAGCCCTTTCACCTAATAATGCCCCGCATTATAGGGGTTCATCTTACTGGTAAGCTTCCACCCTGGGTTTCGGCAAGAGACGTAGCCCTCTGGATGCTGCGTAAGCTCACGGTTAAAGGAGGGCTTGGCAAAATTATTGAATACTTTGGCGAGGGGTTATCTTCTCTTTCAGTGCCTGATAGGGCCACTATCGCCAACCTTGGCACTGAAATGGGTGCTACTACTTCTGTTTTCCCTTCAGACAAAATAACCCTTGCCTGGCTTAAAGCTCAAGGGCGAGACGAAGAATGGCAAGAGCTTTTAGCTGACCCTGAGGCTAAATACGACGAAATTATTGAGCTTGACTTATCTTCCCTTGAACCACTGGCCGCCTGTCCTTCTTCACCTGATAATGTTAAGCCGGTAACCGAGCTTGAAGGCCTTCCTGTGGCTCAGGTCATTGTGGGCTCCTGTGCCAATTCTTCTTTGCGGGATTTACTGGTGGTCGCCAAGGCCTTAAAAGGCAAAAAAGTACATCCTTCGGTTTCTTTTGAGATTAATCCTGGCTCACTTCAGGTGCTTGAAAATCTAGACGTCCTGGGAGCCTTGCAGGACTTAATTCATGCCGGAGCGAGAATTCATCAAAGCGGTTGCCTTGGCTGTATTGGCATGGGCCAAGCCCCGGCTACAGGTACTATTTCTTTGCGCACCTTTACCCGCAATTTCCCCGGCCGTTCGGGTACTAAAAACGATCAGGTTTATCTGGTAAGCCCAGAAGTGGCGGTAGCTGCAGCCTTAACCGGTGAATTTACTGACCCGAGGAAACTTGGTGCTTATCCAGAAATTGGGCTTCCTGAGCGCTTTATCATAAACGATGCCCTTCTTCTGCCTCCGCTTCCAGAAGAGCAGGCCGCCAAAGTGGAAATCATAAGAGGCCCTAATATTGTGCCTCTGCCTCAGTTTGAACCCATGCCTGAAGAGTTGCGCTGTCAGGTGTTGTTAAAAGTAGGTGACAATATTACTACCGACCACATTATGCCCGCAGGGGCCAAGATTCTTCCTCTGCGCAGCAATCTCCCCGCTATCAGTGAATATGTATTCTCAAATATTGATCCGGAATTTGCTAAAAAAGCCCTGGCCTTAAAAGAGCAGGGCAGATGGATAGCCGTAGTAGGTGGTGAGAACTACGGCCAGGGTTCTTCACGTGAGCACGCCGCGCTTGCCCCAAGATACTTAGGGGTTAGAGCTAAACTGGCCAAAAGCTTTGCCAGAATTCATAAGGCCAACCTTATAAATTTTGGTATTCTTCCAGTTACTTTCGCTGATCCTGATGATTACGAAAAAATATCCCAGGGAGATGAACTAATCTTTAAAAAGGTAAGACAAGTGCTTTCTGAGGGAAGAGATAGGCTTGAAATTGAAATTCTCGGTAAAGGAACTATTTACGGAAAGATTGACCTTACCGAAAGAGACAGGCAAATAATCCTAGCTGGCTCTTTATTAAATTTAGCTAAGGAAGGCTAA
- a CDS encoding sulfite exporter TauE/SafE family protein — translation MDRIRKFSKLLMPVFIVLVVAWIYCLYSGVQASEEAKQMANEAQKAAAAGVAATKAAGEVAGCNLLLNNDLGLKGKLGAIIAKTPVCTPTCTEGCVDPNAPRGYLGIPGAPKPSPIGGLLWAIWVGWIFSTVGAFGGIMAGVGHITIFGLANYAKSFKKTNPALNKFLTDTIRVSNMFLVGLSAFVSTVNYWRMKRIVWPLAIALAIGAVGGAFGIAELTAGKISLKSYIGYFGLAVFAVAGFMFYGTTERARAKRKAAREAAKRFEEAAKKGGEAEGVKVVSFGLTKCVFTFYGVEFKFNPLLAAFGGLVIATIAVFLGIGGGFLLVPFMTDVVKLPMFIVAGTSAFVVLIKMIMGIFTYMVLKGVQVWWPLIGTELVGIFIGSMVGPRTQKYIPDIWLKRLFVVLAIYVGLRYTSKGFLGKSIVPPY, via the coding sequence ATGGATCGTATAAGAAAATTTTCTAAACTTTTGATGCCTGTCTTTATCGTATTGGTAGTTGCCTGGATTTATTGTCTTTATTCTGGAGTGCAGGCTTCAGAAGAAGCTAAGCAAATGGCTAATGAGGCCCAAAAAGCAGCTGCTGCCGGAGTTGCTGCCACTAAGGCTGCTGGAGAGGTAGCTGGTTGTAATCTTTTGCTTAATAACGATTTGGGCTTAAAGGGCAAATTAGGTGCTATAATCGCTAAAACCCCGGTTTGCACGCCCACTTGTACGGAAGGCTGCGTAGATCCCAATGCCCCTCGCGGCTATCTAGGAATTCCCGGGGCCCCGAAACCTAGCCCTATAGGCGGTCTTCTCTGGGCTATTTGGGTAGGTTGGATCTTTTCAACGGTAGGTGCTTTCGGCGGTATTATGGCGGGTGTTGGTCATATTACCATTTTTGGTCTGGCTAATTACGCCAAAAGCTTCAAGAAAACCAATCCAGCTCTCAACAAGTTTCTAACTGATACTATACGTGTATCGAACATGTTCTTAGTGGGATTAAGCGCTTTCGTTTCTACGGTGAACTACTGGCGAATGAAGCGTATTGTTTGGCCTTTGGCCATAGCTTTGGCTATTGGTGCGGTAGGTGGAGCCTTTGGTATTGCTGAGCTTACAGCCGGAAAAATTAGTTTGAAATCATACATTGGTTACTTTGGTTTGGCCGTTTTTGCCGTAGCTGGTTTTATGTTTTACGGTACCACCGAGCGGGCCCGTGCTAAAAGAAAAGCTGCTCGCGAAGCGGCCAAGCGTTTTGAAGAAGCGGCTAAAAAAGGCGGTGAGGCCGAAGGTGTTAAAGTCGTCTCTTTTGGTCTGACTAAGTGTGTATTCACCTTCTACGGAGTAGAGTTTAAGTTTAACCCCCTTCTAGCCGCTTTCGGTGGCTTGGTGATCGCTACCATAGCGGTTTTCTTAGGTATAGGTGGTGGATTCTTGTTGGTTCCGTTTATGACCGACGTGGTTAAGCTTCCTATGTTCATCGTAGCTGGTACTTCTGCTTTTGTTGTTCTCATTAAGATGATTATGGGTATTTTTACTTACATGGTTCTTAAAGGTGTTCAGGTATGGTGGCCCCTTATCGGCACGGAGCTAGTAGGTATTTTTATTGGTTCTATGGTAGGGCCTCGTACTCAGAAATACATTCCTGACATTTGGTTGAAGAGACTCTTCGTAGTGTTAGCCATCTATGTAGGCCTTAGATATACCTCCAAGGGCTTCTTGGGGAAGAGCATCGTACCTCCTTATTAA
- a CDS encoding sigma-54-dependent transcriptional regulator: protein MEPKILVVDDEPHMTRMLKRLFKEISNAEIKTSLSGEEALQLLSKFSPEVVVTDIKMEGIDGIVLLKEILKIDPTISVILITGYGTVEMAVEALKAGAYDFIQKPFDSDHILHVVKRALERTHLLRENLRLRDQVFSCAWEKLGIIGESPAIKRILNIVERIAPTDVPVLIRGESGTGKELIARAIHVLSERREKEMVVVNCPAVPEHILESELFGYLKGAFTGANSDKKGLFQMANGSTIFLDEIGDISLNVQTKLLRVLQEKEIRPLGSTKTISVDVRIIASTNQDLEAKIKRGEFREDLYYRLNVVTLELPPLKERKEDILPLAYHFLKKYSEKYQRPIEGFSSEALEFLVNNPWPGNIRELQNVIRRAVLLCQGNEIKLLDLMDKKIEIMPNCFDILFDKPYVQAKKELVEKFSRNYIEKLLSKTQGNVTQAARLAGMERQAFQRLMRQFQIKSEDFR from the coding sequence ATGGAACCTAAAATTTTAGTAGTTGACGATGAGCCTCATATGACGAGAATGCTTAAACGTCTTTTTAAAGAAATTTCTAATGCAGAAATTAAGACATCTTTATCTGGGGAAGAGGCACTTCAACTATTATCGAAATTTTCGCCAGAAGTTGTTGTGACTGATATAAAAATGGAAGGTATTGATGGCATAGTGTTATTAAAAGAAATTCTGAAAATCGATCCCACTATTTCTGTTATCCTTATTACTGGCTATGGCACTGTCGAAATGGCTGTAGAGGCACTAAAAGCTGGTGCTTATGATTTTATTCAAAAGCCTTTTGATAGCGATCATATTTTACATGTTGTTAAGAGAGCTTTAGAAAGAACTCATCTTTTAAGAGAAAACTTGCGCTTAAGGGATCAAGTTTTTTCTTGTGCCTGGGAAAAATTGGGCATTATAGGTGAATCTCCAGCTATTAAACGTATTCTAAATATAGTTGAAAGAATAGCTCCTACTGATGTTCCAGTCTTAATAAGAGGGGAGTCTGGTACAGGCAAGGAACTTATTGCCAGAGCTATTCATGTTTTAAGTGAAAGGCGAGAAAAAGAGATGGTTGTAGTGAATTGTCCTGCTGTCCCAGAACATATTTTAGAATCGGAGCTTTTTGGCTATTTAAAAGGTGCTTTTACCGGAGCGAATTCAGATAAAAAAGGGCTTTTCCAAATGGCAAATGGTTCTACTATCTTTTTGGATGAAATAGGAGATATTTCTTTAAATGTTCAGACTAAATTATTAAGAGTTTTACAAGAAAAAGAAATTAGACCACTAGGTTCTACAAAAACTATCTCTGTTGATGTAAGAATAATTGCTTCCACCAATCAAGATTTGGAAGCAAAAATAAAACGAGGAGAATTTAGAGAGGATCTCTATTATCGTTTAAATGTCGTTACTTTAGAATTGCCCCCTTTAAAAGAAAGAAAAGAAGATATATTGCCTTTAGCATATCATTTCTTAAAAAAATATTCTGAAAAATATCAACGACCAATTGAAGGGTTTAGTTCGGAGGCCTTAGAGTTTTTGGTAAATAATCCTTGGCCTGGAAATATTAGAGAACTTCAGAATGTTATTAGGAGAGCAGTCTTATTATGTCAGGGAAATGAAATAAAACTCTTGGATCTAATGGATAAAAAAATAGAAATTATGCCGAATTGCTTTGATATCCTTTTTGATAAGCCCTATGTTCAAGCTAAAAAAGAATTAGTTGAGAAATTTTCGCGCAACTATATAGAAAAACTTCTTTCAAAGACTCAAGGCAATGTTACCCAAGCTGCACGTCTGGCAGGCATGGAAAGACAAGCTTTTCAGCGTTTAATGCGTCAATTTCAGATTAAATCTGAAGATTTTCGTTAG
- a CDS encoding two-component system sensor histidine kinase NtrB: MNSLPLYPIYSVDFLGSFLMLLLSFATLGYARRLRKEHPKSVLFIYLFGLSTAFVAFSISRSIGHMLRFIFIYAGVANWWKSLAPISGSLNSICFVTIAALSFVYPSVQHVIALVRSDAEKLRKAKEDLERINQELRELHQTLEDKVRQRTQELLVSESKFRRLFESSGEAIFFCDSQGRISDINPSGVALLGFNDKNELIGQPMVNFFAEKKDWQEYVRTTCQSGFIKDFETKLIAKDGQEKYVIITAHATKKSSGCKIGFEGIAKDITSYRKMTEKLIYSEKMASLGQLASGIAHEINTPLNIILGYAQMLKKDFKDKPDVFEELSIIESQAEVCKKIVSDLLSFARSSDKSYSKLDISVNDCILQTVDIVKHTFERDGIKFYLELSKDIPYIEADPDKLRQVFLNLLNNSRDAIGNNGLIFIKTYLEDKSLVVEFGDNGCGISPDIKDKIFDPFFTTKPPRKGTGLGLSVSYGIIQEHNGKFEVYSPPKNPYHLSLGLKTVFVITLPTDDKSS; the protein is encoded by the coding sequence ATGAACTCTCTTCCTTTATACCCTATATATTCCGTAGATTTTTTGGGCTCTTTTTTGATGCTTTTGCTCTCTTTTGCTACTTTGGGTTATGCAAGAAGATTAAGGAAAGAACATCCTAAAAGTGTTCTTTTTATTTATCTTTTCGGTTTATCTACCGCTTTTGTTGCCTTTTCTATTTCTAGAAGCATTGGTCATATGCTTCGTTTTATTTTTATTTATGCTGGAGTAGCTAATTGGTGGAAATCGTTAGCTCCAATTTCTGGAAGTTTAAATTCGATCTGTTTTGTAACTATAGCTGCTCTTTCTTTTGTCTATCCTAGTGTTCAGCATGTTATAGCACTTGTTAGATCAGATGCTGAAAAGTTAAGAAAAGCTAAAGAAGATTTAGAAAGAATTAATCAGGAATTAAGAGAATTACACCAGACATTAGAAGATAAGGTTCGTCAAAGAACTCAAGAACTTTTGGTTTCTGAGAGTAAATTTAGGCGATTATTTGAATCTTCTGGAGAAGCTATTTTTTTCTGTGATTCACAGGGAAGAATTTCAGATATTAATCCAAGTGGAGTAGCTTTACTTGGATTTAATGATAAGAATGAACTCATTGGTCAGCCGATGGTGAACTTTTTTGCCGAAAAGAAAGATTGGCAAGAATATGTTAGAACTACGTGTCAAAGTGGATTTATTAAGGATTTTGAGACTAAATTAATAGCCAAAGATGGCCAAGAAAAATATGTCATTATTACTGCCCATGCTACTAAAAAATCTAGTGGTTGCAAAATAGGTTTTGAAGGAATAGCGAAAGATATTACTAGCTATCGTAAGATGACTGAAAAATTAATTTATTCAGAGAAAATGGCTTCACTTGGCCAATTGGCTTCAGGTATCGCACATGAAATTAATACTCCTCTTAATATAATCTTAGGCTATGCCCAAATGCTTAAAAAAGACTTTAAAGATAAGCCGGATGTATTTGAAGAATTATCTATAATTGAATCTCAGGCTGAAGTTTGTAAGAAGATAGTGTCTGACTTATTAAGTTTTGCTAGATCTTCTGATAAATCTTATTCTAAATTGGATATTTCGGTTAATGACTGTATTTTGCAAACAGTTGATATTGTCAAGCATACTTTTGAAAGAGATGGAATAAAATTTTATTTAGAATTGTCTAAAGATATTCCTTATATTGAAGCTGATCCTGATAAATTGCGTCAGGTTTTTCTTAATTTATTGAATAATAGTAGAGATGCTATTGGTAATAATGGTTTGATCTTTATTAAAACTTATCTAGAAGATAAATCTCTTGTTGTAGAATTTGGAGATAATGGTTGTGGTATCTCTCCGGATATTAAAGATAAAATTTTTGATCCATTTTTTACGACTAAGCCTCCTAGAAAAGGAACGGGATTAGGTTTATCTGTGTCATATGGCATTATCCAGGAACATAATGGAAAATTTGAAGTTTATTCTCCTCCAAAAAATCCATATCATCTGAGCTTAGGCTTAAAAACAGTATTTGTTATTACTCTTCCTACTGATGATAAATCTTCTTAA
- a CDS encoding TIGR01212 family radical SAM protein (This family includes YhcC from E. coli K-12, an uncharacterized radical SAM protein.), which translates to MKLNKLLAQKRYHSLNAFLRKHFGERVQKVTIDAGLTCPNRDGTISSGGCIYCNALGSGTGEAQKGISVKKQMLNGMERLAKRYKVKKFIAYFQAFSNTYAPVEKLKKLYDESLVDERVVGLAIGTRPDCVNKEVVELLTSYKNKGLMVWLEMGLQSAHDQTLAFINRGHTYEDFVKALELAKRKSLLVCTHVIFGLPGETPTQMLETIEKLASLPIDGLKFHELYVVSGTMMEKLYREGQYKPLAQNEYVDLVCEALAMLPWRVVIQRLTGDPRPDELVAPGWAREKTKTLRLIEETLLNRDLWQGKYLGEPDPINTSVLS; encoded by the coding sequence ATGAAACTAAACAAACTTTTAGCTCAAAAACGCTATCACTCGCTAAATGCCTTTTTGCGCAAGCACTTTGGCGAAAGGGTGCAGAAAGTAACCATAGACGCCGGCCTTACCTGCCCTAATAGAGACGGCACTATCTCTTCTGGCGGTTGCATTTATTGTAACGCCCTTGGCTCAGGCACCGGGGAAGCCCAAAAAGGAATCAGCGTTAAAAAACAAATGCTTAACGGCATGGAGCGTCTGGCCAAACGTTACAAAGTAAAAAAATTCATCGCCTATTTTCAGGCCTTTTCCAATACTTACGCCCCGGTTGAGAAGCTTAAAAAACTTTACGACGAATCTCTGGTTGACGAACGCGTCGTAGGTTTAGCCATAGGCACCAGGCCTGACTGCGTTAACAAAGAAGTCGTAGAACTCCTCACTTCTTACAAAAATAAGGGGCTTATGGTCTGGCTTGAAATGGGGCTTCAGAGCGCCCATGACCAAACTTTGGCCTTTATAAACCGCGGTCACACTTACGAAGATTTCGTCAAGGCCCTGGAATTAGCTAAAAGAAAAAGCCTTCTGGTGTGCACCCATGTGATATTTGGCCTACCAGGGGAAACTCCTACCCAGATGCTTGAAACCATAGAAAAATTGGCCAGCCTTCCTATAGACGGCCTTAAGTTTCACGAGCTTTACGTTGTTAGTGGTACCATGATGGAAAAACTCTACCGCGAAGGCCAATACAAGCCGCTGGCCCAAAATGAATATGTTGACCTAGTCTGTGAGGCCTTGGCCATGCTTCCGTGGCGGGTAGTCATTCAGCGCCTCACCGGAGACCCCCGTCCTGACGAACTAGTAGCCCCAGGCTGGGCCCGCGAAAAAACTAAAACCCTGCGCTTAATAGAAGAAACCCTTCTTAACCGCGACCTCTGGCAGGGCAAATACCTAGGCGAACCAGACCCAATTAATACCAGCGTTCTAAGCTAA